The nucleotide window GCCTTACGGCCGCACTCCGTGGAAAGAATTTTTCAAAGCTGGATGATATGGAACATGTGACGGTATATAATGGAACCGCCTCCTTTATCTCCAATACAGTTGTATCGGTAAAGACAGAGAATGAAACCTTCTCATTGGAAGGAGAAAAAATATTTATAAATACCGGCGGGACACCGGTGATTCCTCCCATTGAGGGACTTGTAGGGAACCCGTATGTGTATACCAGCGCTGAGCTGATGGATCTGGATATCCTTCCGGAGCGTCTGGTCATCATCGGGGGCGGATACATAGGTTTGGAATTCGCGTCCATGTATTCCGGTTTTGGCACAAAGGTCACGATCCTGCAGGATGGGGAAACCTTCCTGAAGAGAGAAGACAGGGATATGGCAGAAGCGATTCGTTCCATTCTGGAAGAACGGGGAGTGGAATTCAGGCTGGGAGCTAAGATACAAAAGGTGGAAGCGAAGGAAGGTTATGCGGAGACGCGCATTTTGTGGGAAGGGGCAGAGATGCTCCTCCAGTCTCAGGCGGTGCTGGCGGCGGCCGGAAGGAAGCCCAATACAGAAGGCCTTGACGCAGAAAATGCCGGGGTCAGAAGAAACGCCCGCGGCGCGGTCATCGTAGATGACGAGCTGAAGACCAGCGCTCCCAATATCTGGGCGATGGGAGATGTAACCGGCGGTCTCCAGTTTACCTATGTATCACTGGATGACTTCAGAATTATATGGTCCCAGATGAACGGAGGAGATTACACAAGAGCAGACAGAAAAAATGTGCCGTACAGTGTATTTATCACACCGTCCTTTTCACGGGTGGGACTGAACGAGGAAGAAGCAAGAGCGGCAGGATATCAGGTCAAGATTCTGAAGATGCCGGCCGCGGCGATTCCGAAAGCCCAGGTATTAAAGAACCCCAAGGGACTTCTGAAAGCCGTGATTGATGAAAAGACGAACCGGATCCTGGGTGCGATGCTCCTCTGCGAAGAGTCCTATGAGATGATCAATACCGTAAAGCTTGCGATGGATCTGGAAGCTGATTATCGGTTTTTGGGCAAACAGATCTATACACATCCTACCATGAGTGAAGCCTTTAATGATTTGTTCGGTCAGTAAAGCGCATCATAACTTGAAAAAAAGGCAGTCTGCCGTTTAGGGAGATGCCCCGCTCACGAAATGGGCGGGGCATCTTTATCCTGCAGATAATCAAGCTCCTGTGTTTTCCAATAAACGGCGTCTTCTTCCGTAACGGGACGCAGGATCCGGCATGGGTTCCCGGCTGCGATCACATTTGGGGGAATATCTTTTGTGACGATGCTTCCAGAACCAATTATGGAGTTTTCTCCTATGGTGACGCCTGGATTAAGGACTGCCCCTCCTCCGATCCATACGTTGTCCCCGATGGCTATGGGGCGGCCGTATTCCAATCCGGTATTTCTTACGGACGCGTCGACGGGATGGGCGGCGGTATAGATACCCACCCTGGGCCCGATGAGCACATGGCTTCCTATGGTCACAGGGCACACATCAATGATGATGCAGTCACAGTTGATATACAGATGATCTCCTGCTAAGATCTGTTTTCCGTAGTCACAGCGGAAGGGCGGCTCCACGTGGAAGCCGGCTCCGATTTTTCCGAAAAGCTCACGGATGATGGCGTCCTGCTTTTCTGTATCGTATTCGGTCATATGGTTAAAGACGGTCAGAAGCTGTTTGCACCGGATGTACTCTTTTGTAAGCTCTTCATCGGCAGTCATATGATAAAGCCTGCCGGACAACATGCGTTCTTTAGGAGTCATGAAAATGCCTTTCTTGTAAAATGGTCTAACATCCTGGTCTCAGAGATATAAATATAGTGGAATATATTTGCCACGAAGAGTATTGTAGCAAAAGGACAGGCAGGTGTAAAGGCCTCTGGAGAGAGATTTTCCGTCTGTACTTTATGAAAAACTTGAAAATATTTCCAGTATGCAGTATGATAAAAACGTCACCGGTTTTCTTTGCCAAGATAAAGTGATAAAGTGACAAAGCTTGCGCGGATATTTTATTGACACTTGTATTCGAGGAAAAGAGGAGGAAAGCTATGGCTAGAAAAAAAGTTCAGGCAGCGGAGAAGACGGAAACAAAAACGGCAGAGGCATATGAAAAAGCAGCGGCGCCTGAGAAAAAAGCGGCTGCGGAGGTAAAAAAGCCTGTCGGAAGAAAGCCCGTAAAGAGAACGGAGATGAAGACGAGCGTCTCGGTACAGTACATGGGCAAGGATATTTCTGACAAGGAAATGATCGCATTGATCAAAAAGGACTGGACTGCTAAGAAGCGTAAGGTCAGTGAGATCAAGACAATGGAGCTGTACGTGAAGGTTGAAGAAAATATGGTATATTATGTCATCAACGGTGAAGAGACCGGAAGCGTGGCGATCTGATTTCAGTTCGGGAGTCAGAGCATATTGGCCGCATTCATGGAGGAATATAAAGTTCCTTTATGGGTGCGGCTTTTTCAGAACACACCCAACGGCTCTGTTCAGTTCCCGGGGAAGTACGTTCCCCGGTGTTGAAAAAAGGCGTATTTTGTTGTATAATGATAAAACTGCAGCTAAAAAGGAAATGAGAAGCACAGAACCGAGAGGATATTATATGAAAAAAAATGCAGGAAACAGGATTCGCCGTATCTGTCTATCCCTTTCCGTTATGATTGCGGCAGCCGGCGCGTTGTCTTCTTCGGCAGCCGGTGATGACCTTCAGAGGGCCGGAGATAAGGTGGAAAGTGCCGAGGAGCAGGCAAAGGATTTGAAAGAAGCTGGAGAACGCCTGGAAAGCTATCTGGAAGAACTGAACACGCAGCTGGACCAGCTGACCTCCGACATGGAGGAGCTGGCGAGACAGAAGGAAGAGCTGAACGGCCG belongs to Qiania dongpingensis and includes:
- a CDS encoding FAD-dependent oxidoreductase, producing the protein MERYDAIIIGFGKGGKTLAAKLGAQGKRVAMIEKDSGMYGGTCINVGCIPSKSLVRSSGIAALHPEKSFEEKAREYKAAIEEKRRLTAALRGKNFSKLDDMEHVTVYNGTASFISNTVVSVKTENETFSLEGEKIFINTGGTPVIPPIEGLVGNPYVYTSAELMDLDILPERLVIIGGGYIGLEFASMYSGFGTKVTILQDGETFLKREDRDMAEAIRSILEERGVEFRLGAKIQKVEAKEGYAETRILWEGAEMLLQSQAVLAAAGRKPNTEGLDAENAGVRRNARGAVIVDDELKTSAPNIWAMGDVTGGLQFTYVSLDDFRIIWSQMNGGDYTRADRKNVPYSVFITPSFSRVGLNEEEARAAGYQVKILKMPAAAIPKAQVLKNPKGLLKAVIDEKTNRILGAMLLCEESYEMINTVKLAMDLEADYRFLGKQIYTHPTMSEAFNDLFGQ
- a CDS encoding sugar O-acetyltransferase is translated as MTPKERMLSGRLYHMTADEELTKEYIRCKQLLTVFNHMTEYDTEKQDAIIRELFGKIGAGFHVEPPFRCDYGKQILAGDHLYINCDCIIIDVCPVTIGSHVLIGPRVGIYTAAHPVDASVRNTGLEYGRPIAIGDNVWIGGGAVLNPGVTIGENSIIGSGSIVTKDIPPNVIAAGNPCRILRPVTEEDAVYWKTQELDYLQDKDAPPIS
- a CDS encoding DUF6465 family protein produces the protein MARKKVQAAEKTETKTAEAYEKAAAPEKKAAAEVKKPVGRKPVKRTEMKTSVSVQYMGKDISDKEMIALIKKDWTAKKRKVSEIKTMELYVKVEENMVYYVINGEETGSVAI